The proteins below come from a single Argentina anserina chromosome 1, drPotAnse1.1, whole genome shotgun sequence genomic window:
- the LOC126798100 gene encoding pentatricopeptide repeat-containing protein At2g36980, mitochondrial, whose protein sequence is MKCTQTLIKTTSQIAAFARSGHIKHARQLFDEMPHRDSIAWNAMLTAYTHLGFHHEALSLLRRMRISGTSPDHFTFTATLSACAGASELKCGTKLHGLVTVLGYRSYLPVNNALIDMYGKCLAPCGASRVFEEMRLRNEVSWCSLLFAYTNSGKSDAARGVFNLMPRRVEVAWNVMIVGHARNGEVELCLGLLKEMKESLCWPDQWTFSAVMSACADALEFWCGCILHALIIKSGWSSFVEVKNSVLSFYADLGCLENAVKVFESGGTLTQVSWNAMIDAYMKLGSTHEALRVFQLCPERNIVSWTSMISGYARNGNGEEAAMFFVHMLRTGLQPDGCSFAAVLHACSNLALLGCGEMFHGRIIHCGFHAYAFIGNGLVNMYAKSGDLKGSICAFHDILHKDLVSWNSMLFAFGLHGKAIQSLQVFEQMVVNGVKPDNVTFIGLLMACSHSGLIGESRALFETMQTIYGLSPDKDHVACMVDILGRGGYLAEAKELADKFSSVYSAKISSGEALLVACSAHEELGFGKYLGDTLKMAAPHNETSYVLLSNLYCASGQWKEAEMVRKRMADQGVKKMPGCSWIEVRNKVMCFVAGKNSKPFMDEVYSILQYINFEMRNPSFVDTNS, encoded by the coding sequence ATGAAATGCACTCAAACACTGATCAAAACGACGTCGCAGATAGCAGCCTTTGCCCGATCGGGTCACATAAAACACGCCCGCCAACTGTTCGACGAAATGCCTCACAGAGACTCCATTGCTTGGAACGCAATGCTAACCGCCTACACCCATCTCGGCTTCCACCACGAAGCTCTCTCGCTTCTACGACGCATGAGAATCTCCGGCACCAGCCCCGATCACTTTACCTTCACCGCCACGTTAAGCGCCTGCGCCGGGGCAAGTGAGCTAAAATGTGGAACCAAACTCCATGGCTTGGTCACTGTTTTGGGTTACCGGAGTTACTTGCCAGTTAACAATGCGCTTATCGATATGTACGGCAAGTGCTTAGCCCCTTGTGGGGCTAGTAGAGTGTTTGAGGAGATGAGACTTAGGAATGAAGTAAGTTGGTGTAGTTTGTTGTTTGCATACACGAATTCAGGAAAGTCTGATGCGGCGCGTGGAGTGTTTAATCTGATGCCTAGAAGAGTGGAGGTAGCTTGGAATGTTATGATTGTGGGGCATGCGCGAAATGGGGAAGTGGAGTTGTGTTTGGGTTTGTTGAAAGAGATGAAGGAGAGTTTGTGCTGGCCGGATCAGTGGACTTTCAGTGCTGTAATGAGTGCTTGCGCAGATGCATTGGAGTTTTGGTGTGGTTGCATTCTGCATGCTTTGATTATTAAAAGTGGGTGGAGCTCTTTTGTGGAGGTGAAGAACTCAGTTTTGAGCTTTTATGCTGATTTAGGTTGCCTGGAGAATGCGGTGAAAGTTTTTGAGTCCGGTGGAACTCTGACACAGGTGTCCTGGAATGCGATGATTGATGCCTACATGAAACTGGGAAGTACACATGAAGCACTTCGTGTATTTCAGCTATGCCCTGAAAGAAATATTGTCTCGTGGACGTCTATGATCTCAGGATATGCAAGAAATGGAAATGGGGAAGAAGCTGCAATGTTCTTTGTTCATATGTTGAGAACTGGGCTCCAGCCCGATGGTTGTAGTTTTGCTGCTGTGCTTCATGCATGTTCAAACTTGGCATTACTTGGATGCGGGGAAATGTTTCATGGTCGCATAATTCACTGTGGTTTCCATGCATATGCGTTTATTGGAAATGGCTTGGTTAACATGTATGCTAAAAGCGGGGATCTGAAAGGGTCCATCTGTGCATTTCATGATATACTGCACAAAGATTTGGTATCTTGGAATTCGATGTTGTTTGCATTTGGATTGCATGGAAAAGCTATCCAATCTCTTCAAGTTTTTGAGCAAATGGTGGTAAATGGGGTCAAACCAGATAATGTTACCTTTATCGGGTTGTTGATGGCTTGCAGCCATTCTGGGTTGATAGGGGAAAGTCGTGCACTTTTTGAAACAATGCAGACAATTTATGGGCTCTCTCCCGACAAGGATCATGTGGCATGTATGGTGGATATTCTTGGAAGAGGTGGCTACTTAGCTGAAGCGAAGGAACTGGCTGATAAGTTTTCCTCAGTATATAGTGCTAAGATCAGCTCGGGTGAAGCTCTGCTTGTAGCGTGTTCTGCACATGAGGAGTTGGGATTTGGAAAATACTTGGGGGATACTCTGAAAATGGCAGCCCCCCATAATGAGACAAGCTATGTGTTATTGTCAAATTTGTATTGTGCAAGTGGGCAATGGAAGGAAGCTGAAATGGTTAGGAAGAGAATGGCAGATCAAGGGGTGAAGAAAATGCCTGGTTGTAGTTGGATAGAAGTGAGAAACAAGGTAATGTGTTTTGTTGCTGGGAAGAATTCTAAGCCATTTATGGATGAAGTGTACAGTATACTACAGTAcataaattttgaaatgagGAATCCGTCCTTTGTAGATACTAATAGTTAA
- the LOC126798273 gene encoding uncharacterized protein LOC126798273, whose translation MVVPPPVRPPTITKFLKPYVLKMHFTNRFVTAQVIHSPTATVASSASSQERALRESLDTHRDVAAAAKIGKILGERLLLKNIPAVSVHLKREQKYHGKVKAVIDNVVKAGVKLL comes from the coding sequence ATGGTAGTTCCTCCTCCAGTCAGGCCGCCCACCATTACCAAGTTTCTAAAGCCTTATGTCCTGAAAATGCACTTCACAAATAGATTTGTAACTGCACAGGTCATCCACTCTCCAACTGCTACTGTTGCCTCCTCTGCAAGCTCTCAGGAGAGGGCCTTGAGAGAAAGCTTGGATACGCATCGCgatgttgctgctgctgcgaAGATTGGCAAGATATTAGGCGAGCGCCTGCTGCTCAAGAACATCCCTGCTGTTTCAGTCCACTTGAAGAGAGAACAGAAATATCATGGCAAGGTTAAAGCTGTCATAGATAATGTGGTGAAAGCAGGGGTTAAGCTCCTTTGA